One stretch of Pseudomonas sp. NC02 DNA includes these proteins:
- a CDS encoding LLM class flavin-dependent oxidoreductase — translation MTKRQLKLGALTMGCGGPGRHNLWLDPQLPADASVNVDWYIDIARQAEAALFDLMFIVDSQFITPGSPSHYLNRLEPLTLLSALAVSTRHLGLVGTLTTSYNSPYNVARRLASLDLISKGRAGWNVVTSGDAGTAGNYSRDEHYDYDTRYGRAAEHVQVVQGLWNSYEEDAFVRDRATGRFLDPAKLHSLNHKGEHFSVVGPLNIQRSPQGQPVIFQAGDSEQGRDLGAATADVIFTHAASIEQGQAFYRDIKGRALQHGRDPEQLLVMPGAEIYVGDTDEQARETERHYHQADHSFELALKEFGRNFGWHDFSQYDLDAPFPQESLEAARSSFFTAAKRIADQAREKGFTLRQAVEFGRQLRPGAFVGSADTVARKMADWLEARAVDGFNIYIGHPEQFKRFTHEVIPLLQERGVYRTAYEGTTLRESLGLKIPRFARNGGG, via the coding sequence ATGACTAAAAGACAGCTCAAACTCGGCGCCCTGACCATGGGCTGCGGCGGGCCCGGCCGCCACAATCTGTGGCTCGACCCGCAATTGCCGGCCGATGCCAGCGTCAACGTCGACTGGTACATCGACATTGCACGCCAGGCCGAGGCGGCATTGTTCGACTTGATGTTCATCGTCGACAGCCAATTCATCACACCGGGTTCGCCATCCCACTACCTGAACCGGCTGGAGCCGCTGACGCTGTTATCGGCACTTGCCGTAAGCACCCGGCACCTGGGCCTGGTCGGTACGCTGACGACCTCTTACAACTCGCCCTATAACGTCGCGCGGCGCCTGGCCTCACTCGACCTGATCAGCAAAGGCCGCGCCGGCTGGAACGTGGTCACCAGCGGCGACGCCGGTACCGCCGGCAACTACAGCCGCGACGAACATTATGACTACGACACTCGCTATGGCCGGGCGGCCGAACACGTCCAGGTCGTGCAGGGCCTGTGGAACTCCTATGAGGAAGATGCCTTCGTGCGTGACCGCGCCACCGGCCGGTTTCTCGACCCCGCCAAACTCCACAGCCTGAATCACAAGGGCGAGCACTTTTCCGTGGTCGGGCCGCTGAATATCCAGCGCTCACCCCAGGGCCAACCGGTGATCTTCCAGGCTGGCGATTCGGAACAAGGCCGCGACCTCGGTGCGGCCACGGCCGATGTGATCTTTACCCATGCGGCCAGCATCGAGCAGGGCCAGGCTTTCTATCGGGATATCAAGGGCAGGGCGCTGCAACATGGCCGTGACCCGGAGCAATTGCTGGTGATGCCCGGCGCCGAGATTTATGTAGGCGATACCGATGAACAGGCGCGTGAAACCGAGCGGCACTACCATCAGGCCGACCACAGTTTCGAGCTGGCGCTGAAGGAGTTCGGACGCAATTTCGGCTGGCATGATTTCAGCCAGTACGACCTTGATGCGCCGTTCCCGCAGGAGAGCCTGGAGGCGGCACGCAGCAGCTTTTTTACCGCGGCCAAACGCATTGCCGATCAGGCACGGGAGAAAGGTTTTACATTGCGCCAGGCGGTGGAGTTTGGGCGGCAACTGCGCCCGGGAGCGTTTGTCGGATCGGCGGATACCGTCGCTCGGAAAATGGCTGACTGGCTTGAAGCCCGCGCGGTGGATGGTTTCAACATCTACATCGGCCATCCGGAGCAGTTCAAGCGCTTCACGCACGAGGTCATCCCGTTGTTGCAGGAGCGCGGCGTGTATCGCACGGCTTATGAAGGTACGACCTTGCGGGAAAGCCTGGGATTGAAGATTCCACGGTTTGCGCGCAACGGCGGCGGTTGA
- a CDS encoding efflux transporter outer membrane subunit codes for MSLLCLALAGCTVGPDFSRPEVPANADYSREKLTSTAKADIDTGGAAQRLIAGMDIPGQWWTLFRSPELNALVEEALRANPDVTAAQAALRQANELVYADQASLFPSVSGNVQKAREKVSGVTSGLPESPILTVSSASLSVSYAPDVFGGTRRQIESTSAQAEYERFQLEATYLTLTSNVVNTAVSLASIRDQIAATETIIRLQSDQLDVLQAQRRLGAIGDTDVLTQQTALAQTRATLPPLQKQFAQTRNQLMAYLGRFPNQDRDERFNLASLHLPEELPLSLPSAIVGQRPDVRSAQAQLHQASANIGVAVANQLPQFSITGSVGSTVASGTKLFSAGSGVWSLAGSITQPIFDAGALEHRKRAAVAAYDASAARYRGTVIGAFQDVANALRALEADADALNQQVVAERSAQANLDLVQAQFKLGAVAYINLLTAQQTYQNTVLARVRAQASRYSDTTALFQALGGGWWNRADVDPATKGRPDRFGLPSWNEIMPARNEAAPADSARFN; via the coding sequence TTGAGCCTGCTGTGCCTCGCCCTCGCCGGCTGCACCGTCGGGCCCGATTTCTCGCGTCCTGAGGTGCCGGCGAACGCCGATTATTCACGAGAAAAACTCACCTCCACCGCCAAGGCCGATATCGACACCGGCGGTGCGGCGCAGCGGTTGATCGCCGGGATGGATATTCCCGGGCAATGGTGGACGCTGTTCCGCTCACCGGAACTGAACGCGCTGGTGGAGGAAGCCTTGCGCGCCAACCCGGATGTCACCGCCGCCCAGGCGGCATTGCGCCAGGCCAACGAGCTGGTCTATGCCGACCAGGCGTCGCTGTTTCCCTCGGTGAGCGGCAACGTGCAGAAGGCCCGCGAGAAAGTATCGGGCGTCACCTCGGGCCTGCCGGAGTCGCCGATTCTCACGGTGAGTTCGGCGTCGCTGAGCGTGTCCTACGCCCCGGATGTGTTCGGCGGCACGCGCCGGCAAATTGAATCCACCTCGGCCCAGGCCGAGTACGAACGCTTCCAGTTGGAGGCGACCTACCTCACGTTGACCTCCAATGTGGTGAACACCGCAGTCAGCCTGGCCTCTATACGCGACCAGATCGCCGCCACCGAAACCATCATTCGGCTACAGAGTGATCAGCTCGACGTCCTGCAGGCGCAGCGCCGGCTGGGTGCGATCGGTGACACCGACGTGCTCACACAGCAGACCGCGCTGGCGCAAACCCGTGCCACCTTGCCGCCCCTGCAAAAGCAGTTCGCCCAGACCCGCAACCAGTTGATGGCCTACCTCGGCCGGTTTCCCAACCAGGACCGGGACGAGCGCTTCAACCTCGCCTCCCTGCACCTGCCCGAAGAACTGCCGCTCAGCCTGCCTTCGGCCATCGTTGGCCAGCGGCCCGATGTGCGTTCCGCGCAGGCGCAACTGCATCAGGCCAGTGCCAATATCGGCGTGGCCGTCGCCAATCAGTTGCCCCAGTTCAGCATTACCGGGTCGGTGGGCTCCACGGTGGCCAGCGGGACCAAACTGTTTTCGGCGGGCAGTGGGGTCTGGAGCCTCGCCGGGTCGATCACCCAACCGATCTTTGATGCCGGCGCACTCGAACATCGCAAACGCGCTGCCGTGGCCGCCTATGACGCGTCGGCAGCCCGCTACCGTGGCACGGTGATCGGCGCGTTCCAGGACGTGGCCAACGCACTGCGGGCGCTGGAGGCGGATGCCGATGCACTCAACCAGCAGGTGGTGGCCGAGCGCTCTGCCCAAGCCAACCTGGACCTGGTGCAGGCGCAGTTCAAACTCGGTGCCGTGGCGTACATCAACCTGCTCACGGCCCAGCAAACCTACCAGAACACCGTGCTGGCCCGGGTCAGGGCGCAGGCCTCCCGCTACAGCGACACCACCGCGCTCTTCCAGGCATTGGGTGGCGGATGGTGGAACCGTGCCGATGTGGACCCTGCCACCAAGGGCCGGCCTGATCGGTTCGGCCTGCCTTCGTGGAACGAGATCATGCCGGCCAGGAACGAGGCAGCGCCTGCCGATTCGGCACGGTTCAACTGA
- a CDS encoding PAS domain-containing sensor histidine kinase, which produces MPSHPAQGPFNQDDRYRLLVDAVVDYAIYMLDTNGLIRSWNSGARKIKQYEQSEVLGRHFSLFYTPEDLASDLPGRALKSAEQSGRFEGEGWRIRKDGTRLWALVIIDPIRADDGTLIGFAKVTRDLTERKAAEQALRQSEQQFSLLVQGVTDYALYMLDPNGVITTWNAGAQRIKGYQPAEVIGRHYSMFFQREDVDHNVPQRALETVVREGRYEGQGWRLRKDGTGFLAHVVIDPIKNELGELVGFAKITRDVTESVQAQQEIKETREALFQSQKMESLGQLTGGIAHDFNNLLMVILGSLELAKKRVPQDSRTCALLNNAIAGAQRGATLTQRMLAFARRQELDPQPVDVGDLIRNMSDLLSRMLGAGINVDTQFPLILRPVLVDMSQLEMAVMNLVINARDAMEGRGRILISAREDSFPGGANDSQRLICISVTDTGPGMNDATLQRAMEPFFTTKGAGKGTGLGLSMVHGLAAQSQGHFVLKSRVGEGTAAELWLPVAVTDTTQSAALASTADTPDAAHQQCLEILLVDDDPLVLISTGAMLEDLGHHVVSAGEGHAALAFLAQGACFDLVVTDMAMPDMTGIELAGNIESLYPNLPIILSSGFAEISLDLKTTLTRLPKPFDQSALAKVIAETMRSRADKPC; this is translated from the coding sequence ATGCCATCCCATCCTGCGCAAGGGCCTTTCAATCAGGACGACCGGTATCGACTGCTCGTCGACGCAGTGGTCGACTATGCCATCTATATGCTTGATACGAACGGCTTGATTCGCAGTTGGAACTCCGGGGCGAGAAAGATCAAGCAGTACGAACAGAGTGAAGTGCTGGGCAGGCATTTTTCGCTGTTCTACACCCCGGAAGACCTGGCCTCGGACTTGCCGGGCCGGGCACTCAAGAGCGCCGAGCAGTCAGGGCGCTTCGAGGGCGAAGGTTGGCGCATCCGCAAGGATGGGACTCGTCTCTGGGCACTGGTGATCATCGACCCGATACGCGCCGACGACGGCACGTTGATTGGCTTCGCCAAGGTCACACGGGACCTGACCGAGCGTAAGGCCGCGGAGCAGGCGCTGCGCCAGAGCGAGCAGCAATTCAGCCTGCTGGTGCAAGGCGTCACCGACTACGCGCTGTATATGCTGGACCCCAACGGCGTGATCACCACCTGGAACGCCGGCGCCCAGCGCATCAAGGGTTATCAGCCGGCAGAAGTCATCGGCAGGCATTACTCCATGTTCTTCCAGCGTGAGGACGTAGACCACAACGTCCCGCAGCGCGCCCTTGAAACGGTGGTCAGGGAAGGTCGTTACGAAGGGCAGGGCTGGCGCCTGCGCAAGGACGGCACGGGATTCCTCGCCCATGTGGTTATCGACCCGATCAAGAATGAACTGGGTGAGCTGGTGGGGTTTGCGAAGATCACCCGGGACGTTACCGAAAGCGTGCAGGCTCAACAGGAGATCAAGGAAACCCGAGAGGCGTTATTCCAATCCCAGAAAATGGAGTCCCTGGGCCAGCTCACCGGCGGCATCGCCCATGACTTCAACAACCTCCTGATGGTGATTCTGGGGAGTCTTGAACTCGCCAAGAAGCGTGTCCCGCAGGACTCGAGAACCTGCGCCTTACTGAATAATGCCATCGCGGGCGCCCAGCGGGGCGCAACGCTGACTCAGCGGATGCTGGCCTTTGCCCGTCGCCAGGAGCTTGACCCTCAGCCTGTGGATGTGGGCGATCTGATCCGCAACATGTCAGACCTGCTGTCCCGCATGTTGGGCGCAGGCATCAACGTCGACACACAGTTCCCATTGATCCTGCGGCCGGTATTGGTCGACATGAGCCAACTGGAAATGGCTGTGATGAACCTGGTGATCAACGCCCGGGACGCAATGGAAGGTCGGGGCAGGATCCTGATTTCAGCGCGGGAGGATTCGTTTCCCGGCGGGGCGAATGACTCGCAAAGGCTGATTTGCATCTCTGTCACCGACACCGGCCCCGGGATGAATGACGCGACCTTGCAACGGGCCATGGAGCCGTTCTTCACCACCAAGGGCGCGGGAAAAGGCACCGGGCTTGGGCTTTCGATGGTGCATGGCCTGGCGGCACAGTCACAGGGCCACTTTGTGCTGAAGAGTCGGGTAGGAGAGGGCACAGCCGCAGAGCTCTGGTTACCGGTGGCGGTGACCGACACCACACAGTCTGCGGCGCTGGCATCAACTGCAGATACACCCGATGCAGCCCATCAGCAATGCCTCGAGATTCTGCTGGTAGATGACGACCCGCTGGTGCTGATCAGCACCGGGGCGATGCTTGAAGACCTGGGCCATCATGTTGTGTCGGCAGGAGAGGGCCATGCTGCGTTGGCGTTCCTGGCGCAAGGCGCGTGCTTTGACCTGGTCGTGACAGACATGGCAATGCCGGACATGACCGGGATCGAGCTTGCCGGCAACATCGAGTCGTTGTATCCCAACCTTCCCATCATTCTTTCCTCGGGCTTTGCGGAAATCTCCCTGGACCTCAAGACCACATTGACGCGCTTACCCAAGCCATTCGATCAATCTGCACTGGCCAAGGTGATCGCCGAAACCATGCGCAGCCGGGCCGACAAGCCGTGTTGA
- a CDS encoding ABC transporter substrate-binding protein: protein MRYLTKLAAGLAATLLCLTANAQTLVVGDQSYNAQAVMEAAGVLDDLPYTLEWKQFTAGSPVAEALNTNSLDIGLLGDAPVLFLGALGAPIKVIAISRQNLEGVAILVKKDSSIHSLADLKGKRAAIWKGSWSQQLLLTALDKAGVPKDALELRYLSALDASHALEGGSVDVIATWEPYVTQQERQGARVLATADGLIPAQSFVAASTRAVDNKRAQISDFLQRLKKARDWTRQSPANADAYADAWAKRTRADADIARAWFARARTTVEPVTAQSPVEAQKTVDFFASQGLVKSYPAAKLFDDSFAASLQPAVARTQP from the coding sequence GTGCGTTACCTGACAAAACTGGCGGCCGGGTTGGCCGCCACGCTGCTGTGCCTGACCGCGAACGCGCAAACGCTGGTGGTCGGAGACCAAAGCTACAACGCCCAGGCCGTGATGGAAGCGGCGGGGGTGCTGGATGATCTGCCCTATACCCTTGAATGGAAGCAATTCACCGCCGGGTCTCCGGTGGCGGAAGCCCTCAATACCAACAGCCTCGACATCGGCCTGCTCGGCGATGCGCCCGTGCTGTTCCTCGGTGCACTCGGCGCGCCAATCAAGGTGATTGCCATCAGCCGGCAAAACCTCGAGGGCGTGGCCATCCTGGTGAAAAAGGATTCCTCGATCCACAGCCTTGCGGACCTCAAAGGCAAGCGCGCCGCCATCTGGAAAGGCTCCTGGAGCCAGCAACTGCTGCTGACCGCACTGGATAAGGCCGGCGTGCCGAAAGACGCCCTGGAGTTGCGCTACCTCAGTGCACTGGATGCTTCCCACGCACTGGAAGGCGGTTCGGTCGACGTCATTGCCACCTGGGAACCCTACGTCACCCAACAGGAACGCCAGGGTGCACGGGTATTGGCGACCGCAGACGGGCTGATCCCGGCCCAGAGTTTCGTCGCCGCCAGCACCAGGGCCGTCGATAACAAGCGTGCGCAAATCAGCGATTTTCTCCAACGCCTGAAGAAAGCCCGTGACTGGACGCGCCAAAGCCCGGCCAACGCCGACGCGTATGCAGATGCCTGGGCCAAACGCACCCGCGCAGATGCCGACATTGCCCGCGCCTGGTTTGCCCGGGCACGCACGACGGTCGAACCGGTGACAGCCCAGTCGCCTGTAGAAGCACAAAAGACCGTGGACTTTTTCGCAAGCCAGGGACTGGTCAAGTCTTACCCGGCAGCCAAGCTGTTCGACGACTCCTTCGCGGCGTCCTTGCAACCAGCCGTCGCCAGAACCCAGCCCTGA
- a CDS encoding NAD(P)/FAD-dependent oxidoreductase codes for MHTPVTIIGAGLGGLILARVLYVHGIAATVYEAEPSATARAQGGMLDIHDYNGQLALQAAGLTDEFRALILKGREATRVLDWQGATLLDQPDDGTGGRPEVMRGELRKMLLDSLPAGTVRWGHKVKSVRALGEGRHEVTFADGTCVATLLLVGADGAWSKVRPLLSDAAPEYMGRSLIETYLYDSDARHPATSRAVGGGAMFALQPGKGIQAHRETGATLHTYVVLTESQSWFAAIDFTDTPTAAARIAQEFAGWSPALTALITDSDTELVWRPLFMLPVEHRWERVPGVTLIGDAAHLAAPNGEGANLAMYDGAELGKAIASYPDDVEAALGEYEQAMFPRSAQMAAEGNELHELLFGDDAPYSLVSMFNGASA; via the coding sequence ATGCACACCCCCGTCACAATCATCGGTGCTGGCCTGGGCGGTCTCATCCTGGCCCGCGTGCTGTACGTCCACGGTATTGCCGCCACCGTCTATGAAGCAGAGCCGTCGGCAACCGCACGCGCCCAAGGCGGGATGCTCGATATCCACGACTACAACGGCCAACTGGCCTTGCAGGCCGCGGGCCTGACGGACGAGTTCCGCGCGCTTATCCTGAAAGGTCGCGAGGCGACTCGGGTGCTTGATTGGCAGGGTGCCACTCTGTTGGATCAACCCGACGACGGCACAGGCGGCCGTCCCGAGGTCATGCGTGGCGAACTGCGCAAGATGCTCCTCGATTCACTGCCCGCCGGTACTGTGCGTTGGGGCCACAAGGTCAAGAGCGTGCGCGCCCTCGGCGAGGGTCGCCACGAAGTGACCTTCGCCGACGGTACTTGCGTTGCTACCCTCCTGCTGGTTGGCGCGGACGGAGCCTGGTCAAAGGTCCGGCCGCTGCTCAGCGACGCTGCCCCCGAGTACATGGGCCGCTCGTTGATCGAAACCTACCTGTATGACAGCGACGCCCGGCACCCGGCCACCTCCAGGGCGGTAGGTGGCGGTGCGATGTTCGCACTTCAACCGGGAAAAGGGATCCAGGCGCACCGTGAGACGGGCGCCACGCTGCACACCTACGTAGTGCTCACCGAATCCCAAAGCTGGTTTGCCGCCATCGATTTCACCGACACGCCAACGGCGGCGGCACGGATCGCGCAGGAATTCGCAGGCTGGTCCCCTGCCCTCACGGCATTGATCACCGACAGCGACACCGAACTGGTATGGCGCCCGCTCTTTATGCTGCCGGTTGAGCACCGCTGGGAGCGGGTGCCGGGCGTAACGCTGATCGGTGATGCCGCACACCTTGCGGCCCCGAATGGCGAAGGTGCCAACCTGGCCATGTACGATGGTGCCGAACTCGGCAAGGCCATCGCCTCATACCCTGATGACGTCGAAGCCGCCCTGGGCGAATACGAACAGGCCATGTTCCCGCGCAGCGCGCAAATGGCTGCCGAGGGGAATGAACTGCATGAGTTGCTGTTTGGTGACGATGCCCCCTATAGCCTGGTCAGCATGTTCAACGGGGCAAGTGCCTGA
- the valS gene encoding valine--tRNA ligase produces MMLTGGSYVTVKRDEVLNDQTVTPSLENLETRWSQHWQLEGTYAFDHSAQRDAVFSIDTPPPTASGSLHVGHVFSYTHTDIIARFQRMRGKAVFYPMGWDDNGLPTERRVENFYGVRCDSLAAYQPGFKPSESIPLKRADFAVISRRNFIELCHELTAIDEQAFRALFVQLGLSVDWSLSYATIDERSQRASQRALLRNYQRGELYSQEAPCLWDVTFQTAVAQAELEEREVAGAYHELGFDAADGAKLKIATTRPELLMACVALVGHPDDARYQARFGQTVRAPIFDLDVPLLAHPLGDPGKGTGLAMVCTFGDLTDVIWWRELQLPTRSVLGKDGRLLLETPSWLTTPRSQQAYAGLAGRTLSQVRTQLVSMLRDCGAMRDEPRPINHAVRFFEKGDRPLEILATRQWYLRNGGRDANLRDVLLDAGQALDWHPPHMLRRYEHWVGGLNGDWLISRQRTFGVPIPFWYRLDAQGEAEHGAPIIASEASLPVDPGLDTPPGYRSEQRGQPNGFIGEQDIMDTWATSSLTPQIAGGWGEDDGLFAKIYPMDLRPQGHDIIRTWLFSTLVRSHFEHGCAPWRNVALSGWILDPDRKKMSKSKGNVVTPQALLDQYGSDGVRYWAASARLGSDTAFEEQQMKIGRRLAVKLFNLSRLVQGFAKDDTGDIDQPLDQAMLERLGGVVQDATVALEAYDYSGALSRIEGFFWWFCDDYVELVKRRAYRPDGYSARNALAHALSVQQRLFAPFLPFVCEEVWQSWNCGSVHKAPWPQGDACPDAAVEQLLMSLSSVLSAIRKAKSDASQSMKAPVARVELVDSAAQLELIKGVSQDLIEAGQVEALVFIEGAERQVDVWLT; encoded by the coding sequence ATGATGTTGACAGGAGGAAGCTATGTCACCGTTAAACGTGATGAAGTTCTAAACGATCAAACCGTCACCCCCTCGCTTGAAAACCTCGAAACACGCTGGTCTCAGCATTGGCAGCTCGAAGGCACGTATGCCTTTGACCACAGCGCCCAACGCGACGCTGTATTCTCCATCGACACGCCGCCACCGACAGCCTCAGGTTCGTTGCATGTTGGCCATGTCTTCAGCTACACCCACACCGATATCATCGCCCGGTTCCAGCGGATGCGCGGCAAGGCTGTGTTCTACCCCATGGGTTGGGACGACAATGGCTTGCCGACCGAACGCAGGGTCGAGAATTTCTACGGCGTACGTTGCGACTCGTTGGCCGCTTACCAGCCTGGCTTCAAACCCTCCGAGTCAATTCCATTAAAACGGGCTGACTTTGCAGTCATCAGTCGGCGCAACTTTATCGAGTTGTGCCATGAGCTGACGGCCATCGATGAGCAAGCGTTCCGTGCACTGTTCGTGCAACTGGGCTTGTCCGTTGATTGGAGTCTTTCATACGCCACCATTGATGAACGCTCCCAACGAGCCAGTCAGCGCGCGTTACTGCGTAACTACCAGCGTGGCGAACTGTATAGCCAGGAGGCTCCGTGTCTCTGGGATGTGACGTTCCAGACGGCCGTAGCCCAGGCAGAGCTTGAGGAGCGCGAGGTTGCGGGTGCGTATCACGAACTCGGCTTCGACGCGGCTGATGGTGCCAAACTGAAGATTGCTACGACTCGACCTGAGTTGCTGATGGCATGCGTGGCGCTGGTGGGTCACCCGGACGACGCTCGTTATCAGGCGAGGTTCGGGCAGACCGTGCGCGCGCCGATTTTTGACCTGGACGTTCCGCTGCTGGCCCACCCTTTGGGTGACCCCGGCAAGGGCACCGGGTTGGCGATGGTCTGCACCTTTGGCGATCTAACCGATGTGATTTGGTGGCGGGAGTTACAGCTGCCCACACGGTCAGTCCTGGGAAAGGACGGGCGCCTGTTACTTGAGACGCCCTCCTGGTTGACGACTCCGCGCAGCCAACAGGCCTACGCAGGCCTGGCCGGCCGTACCCTGTCCCAGGTTCGTACGCAGCTCGTTTCGATGTTGCGTGACTGCGGCGCCATGCGAGATGAACCACGACCGATTAACCACGCGGTAAGGTTCTTCGAGAAAGGCGACCGGCCTTTGGAAATTCTCGCGACGCGGCAATGGTACTTGCGCAATGGCGGACGCGACGCGAACCTGAGGGACGTGTTGCTCGACGCTGGCCAGGCGTTGGACTGGCATCCGCCGCACATGCTCAGGCGTTACGAGCATTGGGTAGGGGGGTTGAATGGAGACTGGCTAATCAGTCGCCAACGTACGTTCGGCGTGCCGATTCCGTTCTGGTATCGCCTGGACGCACAAGGCGAAGCCGAGCATGGCGCTCCGATTATCGCCAGTGAGGCAAGCCTGCCTGTTGATCCGGGCCTGGATACGCCACCGGGCTATCGATCCGAACAACGTGGTCAACCCAACGGGTTTATCGGTGAACAAGACATCATGGACACCTGGGCCACCAGTTCCCTGACGCCTCAGATTGCCGGCGGCTGGGGAGAGGACGATGGGTTGTTTGCCAAAATATACCCGATGGACCTCAGGCCCCAAGGTCACGACATAATCCGAACCTGGCTGTTCTCGACACTGGTACGCAGCCATTTTGAACACGGTTGCGCGCCATGGCGCAACGTCGCGCTTTCCGGGTGGATCCTTGATCCTGATCGCAAGAAAATGTCCAAGTCCAAGGGGAATGTGGTCACCCCTCAAGCCTTGCTCGACCAGTATGGAAGTGACGGCGTGCGCTATTGGGCGGCCTCGGCGCGGCTCGGCAGTGACACAGCCTTTGAAGAGCAGCAGATGAAAATCGGCCGCCGCCTGGCCGTCAAGCTGTTCAATCTTTCGAGGTTGGTTCAAGGCTTTGCGAAGGATGACACCGGGGATATCGACCAACCGCTGGATCAAGCCATGCTTGAACGCTTGGGTGGCGTAGTCCAGGACGCTACCGTTGCGCTGGAGGCATACGACTACAGCGGGGCGTTGTCGCGTATCGAAGGATTCTTCTGGTGGTTTTGCGATGACTACGTCGAATTGGTCAAGCGTCGTGCCTATCGACCCGACGGCTACTCGGCGCGTAATGCATTGGCACATGCGCTGAGCGTGCAGCAGCGACTGTTTGCGCCATTTCTACCCTTTGTGTGTGAGGAGGTCTGGCAATCCTGGAATTGCGGCTCAGTGCACAAGGCGCCCTGGCCGCAAGGGGACGCTTGCCCTGACGCGGCTGTTGAACAGTTATTGATGAGCCTGAGCAGCGTGCTGTCTGCGATTCGCAAAGCAAAGTCTGACGCCAGCCAATCCATGAAGGCTCCGGTAGCACGTGTTGAGCTGGTCGACAGCGCCGCGCAGCTTGAACTGATAAAAGGCGTCAGCCAAGACCTGATAGAGGCGGGGCAGGTCGAGGCCTTGGTGTTTATAGAGGGCGCGGAGCGGCAGGTCGATGTCTGGCTGACGTAA
- a CDS encoding dTMP kinase: MDGPKGTGKTTLLESVTKALRADNRMVIRLCERKSDPFRSETMTLVNRLARHPGLDLEWEVCERFADSRAWISRHVLARQPPGSIVLIDRWYPSDAAFRREVPLAEILQLNIDRNVQVPDLHIGVVTDPDISWARAAARRRGLSSTVIHTLAEHVACTRAFERAVADHGWVLCRNEGTIEGATRQVVSEIYNVLESFQCD; this comes from the coding sequence ATGGATGGCCCCAAGGGTACTGGCAAAACCACATTGCTGGAGTCCGTAACAAAAGCGCTTAGGGCTGACAACAGAATGGTGATCCGGCTTTGCGAGAGAAAAAGCGATCCCTTCAGAAGTGAAACAATGACCCTCGTTAACAGACTCGCCAGGCATCCCGGCCTGGATCTGGAGTGGGAGGTTTGTGAACGCTTCGCTGATAGCCGCGCGTGGATTTCCCGGCACGTGCTGGCTAGACAGCCTCCAGGCAGCATCGTCCTGATCGACCGCTGGTACCCGTCTGATGCCGCGTTTCGCCGGGAAGTCCCGCTGGCAGAAATCCTGCAGTTGAACATTGATCGAAACGTGCAAGTGCCGGACCTGCATATCGGGGTCGTCACCGACCCTGATATTTCATGGGCACGGGCCGCGGCACGCCGGCGCGGACTGAGCAGTACCGTGATCCACACGCTGGCAGAACATGTCGCCTGTACCCGGGCGTTCGAGCGAGCGGTTGCGGATCACGGCTGGGTGTTATGCCGGAATGAAGGAACCATCGAGGGCGCGACACGGCAGGTGGTTTCCGAAATTTATAACGTCCTTGAGTCCTTCCAGTGTGATTGA